TCTCTCTAGATGTGTCAAATTGGAACTGAAACCGGACCAAATAAACCGAACTGAATCAATTCGGTTATCAAATGTAAGAACCGAATAAATTCAGTCCCAATTATATAGAACCGAACAGGACTGAAAACGGGAACCGAACCAAGCAGGTTCGGTTTGAGTATCAAAGTTCAGATCTGAATCTGtattcggttcagttttggttcagTGCTAGTGTTAACCGAATGCCCGGAACCGAACTGATTGACAAGGTTACTTCTCTCTTGTCCAAATAAAAATGCCATCTGAAACTGTCAATGGATCGTATTGGGTCATGTCTAGTTTGGTTCACATTGAAATTGACCAACCCCCCCAGGTTTTGAATACAACCTTATTATTAACTGTCAGTATCCCAACCCTAAACCAACGGGTTTATAAACAGGTTATTATTTTCGGATCAACCCACCACAGTTTATTGTGTCAATGCCTTGTTAGTTCTGTGTCGATAATTGTGTAGGGTCATAGTGAATTTGTGCCAAACGATCTCATCATGTCAATGCCATGTTACCTTAGTGTCAGTTGGTCAGGTGTAGGCATGTCAGATTCACGACATTTAACCAGTTTTAAAACAACTTGAATTCAGAAGCTCTTTAAAAATGGTactataaaaattaaaactataAATTTCATGGATAGAAAAAGTACATGAATCCATGTAGATACAAACCTTAGCATTGTTAAGTATGACATATAACATATTTATTTTGTAACTGTTATTGTAGATAAATTGGTTTGTCAAACTGTTTCAGTGTCATGTCGTATCAACTTTCTATCATGTCATATCTCCCTTAAACTAGACTTTCCAACGTCATCCCATTTCCATCTTACTTTGGCATGTTGGGTGGCAAATTGCAACCTCTACTTGATatcaacccccacccccaccccccaaaaaaaaagttatggaAAACATTAATTATAACTTcaacaaaacaagaaaggaaaaatctgAGGCCATTTTCAATACATCTGTATTTTCATTATTGCGAtactattgaaaaaaaaaatagtaaataaatTTGAAGAGTGTTAACACTATTCACAACCCAAAACGATAGTCTGGGTTGGCCAAGCAGGATTCCCCCACTGGCTGTCTTACAGCGACCAACTCAAAAGCCCGAGCTTCAAGGTGGAGAGGCCTTTCCCATGGTCATAGACCCAGAACCCGCACACTACTCGACCAATTTCGTACTAAACCCCCCCCTCCATTCCTGGAACTTGGGTTCTAATAATTCATAAAGAGATTATCATATTCTCACAACACAATTTAATTAGATGGGCACTCACTACATCAACTCCCCCAAACTTTGGGCACGGGCTTTCACATGGCCGGTGCATGGacaacctgctctgataccagttgACAGGATCCCCCATTCTTGGCCATGAAGCACACTCAATGCATCACTTTCAGCTTGTGATCCTCCGTTATTCACATCCTTGAAAAATTGATTCCCTACTTGTTCATTTAGCAATGTGGTGCCGGTGCTTGGAACCTAAAACGGTTACCCAGAAGTATTTGTATCCCAAGAGGTAGGTTTTTGTGTTCTTTACTAAGATTCTCGTTCTATCAGCGTCTTCCATCTGCTAATTCTATAGCTGACGAGATGGCTGGAGGGTAAATAGGAATTCTTTGTCATTGGGGCCCTACTTTGATGATAAGTGCCCATTATGGGCTTCCTTCTTGGCCTCAGCCTTCCGCTGTTgtagttgttgttgctgttgtatGTTATCCTAaatgtacattttttttaaatgaaatctGTTATCTACAAAcaaccacacccccccccccatccaaaacaaaaaaaaaaaaaaaaaaaaatgaatggcaCTTCGAATCTCATAACATAGCCAAAACATTCAACTTTGACAATCAATAATGAAAAACCAGTACGCTGCACCAATACAAGTATCCTCCCCGTCTACACAATTTCAGTGGAATAGCTCAAATGCTCAATGACACTTGGGAAGTAAGTCAAAttgaaattaattaatttgtaaTTCTAATTATATAGGCTTGACTTCAGATAGATCTCCTAGCTTCATTTGCTCaaatgaagaagataaaaataggTCGCGCGATGAGTCCATGTGGAGTGTTTATAATTAACAGCTAAAGTGCGTCAGACATATTCATAGCTAAGTTCCCCAATTCAAGTGAGGAAAACTACCTCAGGTATTTAGATAGAtagaaagataaaaagagagagagagagagagagagaatttggaTCTACCAAAGTTTCAACTACAAATTCTATAGGCCGTCAATAACCTTAAAACACAGTAGAAACCTAATTATAGCACAACCAACAACAGAACCCAGTGCCTCGAGAGTGTATTATAGATTGCTCACCTGTTTCTTGAGCCGTATGATCTGAAAATGGAGAGTTACACCTCGGAAATTCTCCGTGAAACAAACAATCTGCATGCCACCTTCATCTCCAGCTTGCGGATTATCTGCAGGAGGGCAAACGATACTGCCTTGGCAACCAAGACCAGCAGCAGTGTTCAATCCCTTCCCTTCCAGTTTCATTACTGATTACGCACGCTTGACAATGTGAACGGCAACCGAACTCGTCCCGAAATTGGGCGAATTTGACTGGGGATTCGGTTTTTCTAGGAATTCTTGCCCTGCAATTGCAAATTCATTGCTGGCtaaggatttagggtttttaaatAACCCCAGATTAACCATATTGCAGGAAGTCAAAAAATAGCTTTTTCAAACGAAATATCGGAGGCAAGCCCGATTCTCCAGCCAAATTAGGAGATTCTTTAAAGAGCGGAATCGGAATCTGGGTCTGGAACGATCCACCGGTGGATATCGACTTGACTCCGATTTAGATCGGTTGCAATTGGTCAAGATCGGAAGGAATCGGTCAGATTCTGTCTTAAACCTCGAAATACAATGAGAATCGGATTGGCCTTAGGTCAATAGTCAATCCCAAGATTGAAACCTTGGCTCTGGCAGCAACATTTATTGGCGGTGGTCCTGGACTCCTGCTCATGGTGTCAAATCAATACTTTCTAAGAATAAATGTTTGGATCACTGTTTCAAAAACTGGAATATGATCGGTCGATTTCGCCATGATCAATCTTGATTCTAGATGTTCCAAAGCGATGGAATTTATGGTTTTTGGGACATGATCGCTTTTAGGTTTTTTAGATATGAGGGATCGATTCTAagatttttttggattgatttgacCCCGATCTTTAATTTAAAAGTCTTGATCTGATAATGCTATTgtctacttttgtttggtaaagAGATTTTATTAATGCTGGAACAAGGTCCCAGACGAGTCCGAATACAGGAGAATGCTTAAACAGTGTAGGGGATTGGTGCCAAACAAGATGTTGAGTCGTAGCTcctaagtagggatgtaaatggataaccgaaatccgaatctgaaTCTGCATCCGTGTCCATTTAgaggcatccgtattcgtttagagatatccgggaaataatccgaatactccgattaaaatccgtccgaaaaaaaatccgaatacttaataataaaaaattaaataaataatgattttggcggttttttaagattcaataggttctagaatataatgaaaagagaatcatgatctaagagatatggattgagagtgaattgtatccactagggggaggaaggtccgggttacacaaggcagagatgtaaacggatggtcaaaaatccgaatccgatccgcatccgaatccgtttagaggtatccgaattcgGTCAGGGAATATCcgactccgatcacatccgatccgtatccgatccgaatccgatccgtttacatccctactcctAAGGAAGCTAAGCATTCTGCAACAGAATTGCCTTCCCTGAGGGTGTGATTAAATTGGATGTACGTCCTCAAACCGAAGCGCGAGACGAGAATAGTCAGCAATGATGGGTGCAATCTTCCAAGGCACAGCTGCAGAAACTTTGTTGAGGATGTTGATGACTAGTAGGTTGTCGCTCTCAATGATAAGTTTCTGAAGGTTCAAAGAGAGTGTCATAGTCATTGCATTCCTGATTACAAAGGCTTCGGCAACAAGCGCAAAATTCCATCCAATACCAATTGCGAAGCAACAAATGAAGGATTTATCTAAGCTACGGTAAACTCCACCAATACCGGCTATAAGAATTATTATTTGAATGGGTTTTCTCACTGTATCGTATGTGAGTTTCCcttgtttatttataattgtaaTTAGTTACAGATGAGATAAGAGATAAGAGATACGAGTTGTACAAGAGATAAATACAACAGTGTTAGCTATGCTCTACCATATGAGAGTCATGCTTTATCTGAGCAGTGGAGTCGTGCTTGATCTGGGAACTTGACTCGAACGATTGGCGTGATCTATTACACCCCCTCAAGCGCAACTGTGGGTCAGCCACAAAAAGCTTGGCACGAAGAGAACCAAACCGGGGAACAGCAAGAGGTTTGGTCATAATGTCAGCTAGTTGATCCTGGGTAGGGAGGAACCGAACATGGAGCACCTTCTTAGAGACTTGATGGCGAATGAAATGATAATCAATTTCGACGGCCTTCGTCTGGGCGTGAAAGACGGGATTGGCAGCAAGGTAAGTGGCACCGATGTTATCGCACCAAATGGTGGGTGGGCAAGGAGGAGGGTAGCCAAGATCCCAGAGTAAGTATTGGAGCCAAAGAAGTTCAAAAGCAGCATTCGCCACACCTTTATATTCAGATTCTGTGCTAGAACGAGCGACGGTGGGTTGCTTCTTGGAACTCCAGGAAACAAGATTTGGGCCATAAAAAATGCAGTAGCCACTAGTAGACTTTCCATCATCAAGGCAACCCGCCCAATCAGCGTCAGTGCAGGCAGTGAAAAGAGGGGAGCGAGCGGGTTTAATGTGAAGCCCATAATGAATAGTTCCCTTGATGTAGCGAAGAATACGCTTGACAGCGAGCTAGTGGTCCATTGTTGGGCTATGCATGAATTGGCAGACCTTGTTAACAGAGAAGGCCAAGTCAGGTCTAGTGAGAGTTAAATATTGAAGGGCACCAACTATACTGCGATACAAAGTAACATTAGAGATCGGCTGGCCAGTATTCTTGGAGATCTTAACGGTGGAAGGGGCCATAGGAGAGGCGTAGGGCTTTGCGTCCAGCATATGGGTGCGTTGGAGAAGGCCAGCGGCATACTTGGATTGAGTGAGATGCAAGCCCTGAGATGACCGACAAGCCTCAATGCCTAAGACGTAGCTTAAaggaccaagatctttaatGGCAAACTCCTTACCAAGAGTGCcaatgagagagaaaatagacaGAGAATCCAGTGCCGatgatgtcatcaacgtagatgAGTATAAGTAAGATTGTAGTGGCCATCCGGCGAATGAACAAGGATGAATCAGCCTGTGATGTGATAAAGCCAAGAGACATAAGACAGGTGCTAAGCCGATGGTACCAAGCCCGAGAGCATGTTTAAGGCCATAGAGGGCCTTGCAAAGGCGACATACATGATTGGGGTAAAAGGAATCAATGTACCCTTGAGGTTGTGTCATGAAGACCTGTTCAGTAAGCGtgccatggagaaaggcattctggACATCAAGTTGGCGAAGAGTCCAGTTGGATGTAATGGCAAGAGATAGAACCACTCTAATAGTAGCAGGCTTGATAACCGTGCTGAACGTTTCATCGTAATCCTCCAGCCTGTTGGGTAAAACCCTTGGCAACCAACCGTGCCTTATAACGATCAATGGTGCCATCAGCCTTAGTTTTAATATGATACACCCACTTGCAAGTCACCAAATTCATGGACGGGTGATaaggaacaagatcccaagtaccATTCCGTAGTAAAGCATCAAATTCAGAAGACATCGCAAGACGCCAACGTGATCTTTATTGGTAGTAGAGAAGCATGTGGGTTCCATGTCGATGACTGTAGTATGGAAGCAAGTGCAAGCCGGGAGTTTGGTAGCAAGAAGAACCTTAGGCTTGcgaatattattttttaagatGGGTAATCATATGATGGGTCGGTGGagggggaggtggaggtgggggagggggagctGGGTCGCTTGGTGGAATGGGTAAGGCGGGTGAAGAGGGAGAAGATACAATGGGCGACACCCCCTGAATGAGAGTAAGTGGAGAGGGAGGTACTATGGGAGAAGCGGCAGTGAGTGAAGGTAAGGAGCCAAGAATAACTGGCTGGTGGGAAAGAGGTGGTGGTGTGGGGGGAGTGCTTAAAGCAAAGGAAAATAAAgcctcataaaaaaaatgacatgaCGAGAAATATACACCTGACCTGTATGATGGTCAAGACAACGGTATCCATGGTGATGCGGTGAATAACCAATAAAGATACATTGTTTGGAATGATCTTCCAACTTGTGGTGACTGTATGGGCGAAGCCATGGATAACGGGCACATCCGAAAGTACGAAAGTGCAAATAGTCAGGTGAGCGACCAAATAACTTTGCATAGGGTGTGGAATTATTGAGGACTGGTGTGGGCATTCGATTGATTAAAAAGACGGCTGTGAGAAAAGCCTCATCCAAACAGGAGTGAGGGACCGAAGCCTGATTAAGCATAGTCAGTCTGGTTTCAGCAATATGTCGGTGTTTACGCTCCACACGACCATTTTGTGCCTAAGTGTGGGGGCAAGAAAGACGATGCAATAGGCCATGTTAAGCAAGAAAATGGCAAAAAATATGATATTCACGACCACCATCAGTCTGAAGAGCCTTGATTTtgcaaccaaaaaaattttcaacctGTGTTTTAAACCTGAGAAACGTAGAAAGTGCTTCTGATTTCACAGTAAGGGGAAATAGCCATGTATATCGACTAAAAGCATCCACAAAACTAATATAATAATGAAAGCCTAAAATAGATGAAACAGGAGAGGGTCCCCATAAGTTCGAATAAATCAGCTCCAAAGGCTGAGTACAATAatttaaagaagaggaaaatggCAGTCGATGAGACTTGGCCAACTGGCATGGCACACATAAGGTGGGGAATGAAGAAGCTGCAATAGGTAAGCAATGCTTGGAGATGATAAAAGAAACAACTTTATCAGCAAGGTGTCCAAAATGGTTATGCCACACTGAAATGGAGGCATGCTCACCAACATTCGCTTGAGGAAGATGATCAGTAGAACAGACAGTGCGTGCATCCTGAAGCTGGTACAGACCTCCTTTATTCTGGCCGTGGAGGAGTATATTCCCCGAGGATCGATCCTTGATACAACAAAAGGTGGGATGAAATTCAAAGATTATATCATTATCTTTTGTAAACTTGGAGACAGATAGAAGATTTTTCTTTATATGCGGAACATGATAAATAGTATGTAGAACAAATGTGGATGTAGGAGAGTGCAACTTTGAAGAACCAACATGAGAGATACCCAAACCTGTACCATTGGCGATGCAAACTTGGTCAGAACCAGTATATTCAAAACGAGTAGTGAGATTACCCATATCCGATGTTAAGTGATGCGTGGCTCCAGAATCAGGGTACCAATATGGGTCACTGGCTAGAGGAGGAGCAGCATAGTAACCAGTCGACTGCTAGTAAGAAGGGACCTAAGAAGAGGGTGCTGCATAGAATGCCTGAGAAGGAGCTTGCTGTGGATGTGATTGCGGGGGAGGAGGACGGTAACTTGGGTTGAACCGTTGATAACATTAGATGGTTGAATGCTCTGGCTTGGCACAGACTTAGCAGGTGAGACGTGATCTGTGATCAGCATGGGGATAGGAAAAGAGTCCATGACCATAGCCTTTGCCACGAGGGACGCCACGACCATgacgagaagaagaaggggcaaCATTATATATGGTTGGTAGTGCGTGCGGCAACATTGGCTGTGATAGAAGGATCAGTAGGTGAATCAGGAAGGTGACTCTGTAGAATAATTTCCTGATTAAATAAGAGACCAATGAGGTCTCAAGCCCAATCGGATCAATACGAGAAGTGAtcgaggaaacaaaagcatcatAGTCCAGTCCAAGGCCATTGAGAATGTTGAGGGTAAGCTGAGACTCAGCAATAGGTTGGGCAGCAGCAGCTAGTTGATCGTCCAAAGTTGTGGCTTTTTGAACATAGTCAGCAATGGAGAGGGAGCCCTTCTTGAGAGAGCGGAGCTGCAGTTCAAGTTGCATAACCCTAGCCTAGGATTGAGGTGCAAACAATTTCCCAAGCTTGCGCCAGACAACAGAAGATGTATCCAACCCAACAACATGGGAGAAAACTGCTTCAGTAAGTATGGAGAGGATGCAACATAAAACTAGTTGATCCTAAGATTTCCAAGTAATAAAGTTAGGGTTGGGAATGGAATCATTGGTAGGGGAAAAAATAGAGGATGGAA
The nucleotide sequence above comes from Telopea speciosissima isolate NSW1024214 ecotype Mountain lineage chromosome 3, Tspe_v1, whole genome shotgun sequence. Encoded proteins:
- the LOC122653631 gene encoding uncharacterized protein LOC122653631 isoform X3 translates to MKLEGKGLNTAAGLGCQGSIVCPPADNPQAGDEGGMQIVCFTENFRGVTLHFQIIRLKKRIYAWIGCHTANFGRLYAAAPAQRNHTVTVASVLGGASDNMGSSIAQRLG
- the LOC122653631 gene encoding uncharacterized protein LOC122653631 isoform X2, producing MKLEGKGLNTAAGLGCQGSIVCPPADNPQAGDEGGMQIVCFTENFRGVTLHFQIIRLKKRIYAWIGCHTANFGRLYAAAPAQRNHTVTVASVLGGASDNMGSSIAQRLDP